The Orcinus orca chromosome 20, mOrcOrc1.1, whole genome shotgun sequence region agagcccgtgctctgcaacaagagaagccaccgcaatgagaagtccgcgcaccgcaaaaaagagtagcccccgctcgccgcaactagagaaagcctgcgcgcagcaacaaagacccaacgcagccaaagataaaaattaattaattaattaaaaaaaaaagtctgtctcCCCAACTAGGATGTAAGCTCTGCTGCTGTGTCTCCAGCATCTAGCATATATAGGCCCTCAACAAATTCCACCAAAGGAATGAATAAACTGGGGCTTTGCCCTAAAATTTCactgtcccccacctcccccagtaACTGGAAAGCCCCTTCAGTCCTCTGGACCTCACAGAGCCGAACTTGAGATTCTTATACTTTACAAAGAGACTTTTTATCCACAAGTGAGGCAAAGCAAAGTTGGCTGCAGACAAGTAAAACAGATTTCACAGAGCAGGGTTCAcgatggggatggggtggggctcTATGCCCCCAAGGTGCAGGCCTCAGATAGAATCCCTGAAATCATATACACATGCCCAGTCTGGAGTTCATCTTTCTGGAGAGGGTCTGTTTGGCTTCCATTAGATTCTCAGAGGAGGTCATGACCCCCTAAAGGGTTAAGAATGGCATGgacaggaggtgggagatggaaaGATGACGTTTGCATTATGGTTCTTAAGGGTTTCAAGGATACTTGCACCGCCTCTAGATTATATGcacaattttgtattttttgtgtggATTTTTCTGAAGAGTCTCTGGCTTTCGTCAGTTTCTCAAAGGCTGCAGGGTCCCTCCCCCACAAAttcagagctcctttctttagAGTTACCAAACTAGGGTTGAATTATATCCTCTGCCCTTATGAGGACTTCTCTGAGAAATCAGCCTGTCCTGGGCTGGGCTTTTGGAGAACGATTCAGAGCCTGCCTTCTGGCTGAGACAAACTACCCCTGTATTTCCCCTCCGCGCATTTTAAGCTGAGCATAAGGTGGTGATGGATCATTGAAAGCAGTTTTGGATGTTTTGTCTTCAAGCGTTTGAGGAGCTGCTGAGAAAGTGGGCTTTAGGGCCTAGGttctgcaggggctgggggaggggtattTGGGACAAGACACCCTCAGGGCAGGAGTGAggtttgagaaagaaaagctggtttcctcacctgatAAGGCGACTCTGTCTCAGTGATGTGCTGTTTCCGGGTCACTGCTTGGGGGTGGGGAACAGCAGAGTTCAGAGACAGACGGGGTGAGAATCGGACCATTTGGTTGCAAAAGCCGCCCCTCCATCACCTCCTTTTGGGTGGACGTGACTTGGGAGCTCACCCCtccccgccagggaagtcctcagaggGTCCCAGGCCATCCCCGGCCAGCTCCACTCACCCTCCGTGGGCCCTCGCCCCCGAGGGACCAGCCGACCCAGGGAGTACACGGCCAGGGCGATGAGGAGGGTGAGCACCAGGTCCCCCAGCACGATCCCCGCCAGCATGCCGGGGCTCACGGAGGAGCAGCTGCAGTCTGGGAACGTAAGTGGCACAGGAGTCAGAGACCAGTGGGAGCTGGGAATTGGGAGGTGGTGTCAGTCATCAGGGGGTGGTGTGGAGAGACTGGGGAAGGGACAGAGGTGGGGTGGTCTTTGGGAGATAGGGAGGGGGATCGCAAGGTCTAGGCCTACCTGCGTGGGCCTGAACGAAGCTGAGAcctgaggagagaaaaagaaggtaaaCTGAGACACGTGACTATGACTGGGGGTTGGGCAGAGAAGCTGCTTAGGGTGGGTCCTAACAGGCAGCAGGCGCAGGTGGAGAGCCACGTCTGGTGGGACCTGCGGGCCGGCATCACGGCCACCAGACTGTGTTACTTCTACATCGACGTGTCCTGTTGCAACACCCTCAGAATcccctccctctgcttctcccaGAGGCCAGAtcttgtggggcacaggctctgggagAGACCCATAGGGTTTTGGGCCCCAGGGATCTGCTTCGGTATCAACCCCCACCCTTTGGTTCTCTCTTTCCGCCCTGTTCCCTTTCCTGCCCAGAACTGAGCCCAGGAGCTGCCGAAGCCCCCAACTCACCACCCACAGTCAGGAGAGACAGGAGCCTGTTGGAAGGTCCAAGGCCCCCCATGATGCAGGCGACGCTGCTGGACACCACAGTCCAAGGCGGGTGGGATGTGACGTAGTGTCCAACCAAGGAAAGGAGGAAGTCTGAGGTGGGTggtggcaggagggaggaggggacgaTGGGGGAGGAGGAACGGAGACGGATACCACCAAAGAGTCAGGCCCAGACACCCCAGAGGGCCATGCTGCAGTCCCCAGTGGCTGGAACGAAGGGCAAAAGATACATGTGTCAACTCGACCTCCATCCCTAGGCAGGGGTCAGACATCATTATAACACGAGGGTCTGTGGCTGACTGTGATTGAAGCTatctctgcctcttcctggctggacaaccttgaacaagtcactcaacctctctgggcctcagtttcctcatctgtaaaatgaggagtaaaatagtacctactttatacTATTGTTGTGGGGaatcaaatgaattaatatttctaGAACAGGGTCTGACCCTTGTCAGCTTTTTATAAGAACCAGTTATAATTACTTGACAATCAGAACCGTGTGATGTTCATAGGATATTAAAAGAGAGCCATCAGGATATGGGTACTAACGACGTGCAGTCACCCTGTGTTCATGCATTTAACCCCCAAGAACACTCTTCTGAGGGAGATGctctgatccccattttacagaaagataaagacacttgcccaaggtgacacagaACATAAAGGCAGAAATGGAACCCAGGACCCAAAGACAAATATTTGAcccttagaaagaaaaaagaaccaagaTGGAGGATAGGGAAGGAGAAAGTAGCGGGAaggcagagaaagagggagaggaatagGCAGTGACACAGATGCACACAGCACAGATGCAGGACTGGGGCTTTGGGGTGAGGCAGGTGGGGGAAATGTGGTAACACTGGGCCAGGTTAGGCTGCTCCCACCAAATGAGGAAGTGGCTGGAAGCGAGCACTGAGGGAGGCCACCCAGGAGATGACAAGGACTTCTAGCCCCAGCAGGAGatgagctggggctggggaaggaggaaccTGAGGTTAGGGCCAGCAGCAGGAAGCCCCCCTCCCCTGTCCAGGCGGAACACCCACAGGTCCCCAGGGGGCCGGGCTCAGGAGAAAAAAGGGGAAACTGGATGCTGGTCATGGGACAGACACTGAGTGGCCTGTTGCGGGGGCGTAGTATTCGAGTCTGGAAGAGGGCCAGGGCCGAGTCCCAGGCAGCACTGGCTGCTAACGCCGCCACTGCCCAGGCCTGGCCGAGTTCCGCTGCAGAAGAATCAAcaccccaccatcaccaccaccaccaccaggtcCGGAGGGAGTAGGTCCTGCAGGCCCTACTGGCACACCAGGCATCTCAAGGTGGCTGAAGTCCAGCAAGCCGGGGGGCCGTCAGAGACCAGAGGAAGCTCTGAGCCGGGAGGGCTTTGATC contains the following coding sequences:
- the TYROBP gene encoding TYRO protein tyrosine kinase-binding protein isoform X2; protein product: MGGLGPSNRLLSLLTVGGLSFVQAHADCSCSSVSPGMLAGIVLGDLVLTLLIALAVYSLGRLVPRGRGPTEVTRKQHITETESPYQELQGQRTDVYSSLNTQRPY
- the TYROBP gene encoding TYRO protein tyrosine kinase-binding protein isoform X1, whose translation is MGGLGPSNRLLSLLTVGGLSFVQAHADCSCSSVSPGMLAGIVLGDLVLTLLIALAVYSLGRLVPRGRGPTEAVTRKQHITETESPYQELQGQRTDVYSSLNTQRPY